In the genome of bacterium, the window TCCTATCTTCGTATTTCATTTGAACTCTTTGATTGGGCTCCTGTATTAAGTGATGAGCGTGTTCATTTAGTAGCCGGTATAGAAGATGAAAGAGATCTAGAACTTGCATTTATGGAATACATGTCAAAAGATTTAACACGTATTCAACTTTTTAGAGCTAATTCTCTTTATATTGAACCATCCTTTTCCAAGGAAGAGGGCGAATATTATAAGGAATGTGCCGAAAGTTTACGTCTAGCGATTAATGTTAGAAGTACTAAAGTTATAGGAAACGAAGAAGATGGGTATTTTGGTTTTATGCAGCTTTTTAAAAATTTGCCAAATGCTGCGAAAAGTAATTTTATGGATGAACTCACCGGTAAGTTTGAAGGTGTTCCGGCGGTATTGGTGGGAGCAGGGCCATCACTTAAGCATTCTTATGAATGGCTGAGACAAATTCAGGACAAAGCTATTATTGCCACGTGCGATGCCGCCTTAAGAGGTTTGGTTAATAACGGTATTACACCACATTTTGTAAGTACTTTGGAGCGTACCTATAATACGCGGTATTTTTATGAAGACCTTCCACCTTTACCTCATACATGGCTGGTGGTTGACCCAATTGTAAGCTCGGAGCTTTATGATATTTATCCAGGTCCTATTCTTAATATGGTCCGTGGTATTTGCCAAAATCCTTGGTATTTTGCAAAAGGCTATTCACTTCATAGTACAGGTCATTCCGTTACCAATCAGTTATATGTTTTTTTGGCTAACTTAGGTGTCTCAAAAATATATCTTGCAGGACAAGATTTTGCCTACGACCGTTATTCTGATTCCACACATGGTGTAAATATGCCCGAAAAAATTAATTCGTATTGTGTCGAACAGCGCGAAAACAGCTTACAAGATAATAGTGCTAACTCTATTGTAGAGGGTAATGATGGAAAAGATATTAGAACAGAAAAACATTATACATTATTTCGTAAAGAACTGGAATACGAAATTGTAAAACATGGTAAAGAAACTTACAATGTTATCAGCGAGGATTTTGGTTCCAAAATCAGCAATACCAAGCGTATTAATCCTAATGATGCAGCAATATATTTTGGAGATGATCAAGGCATTGCAAATTCCATACATTCTAAGCTGCGGGTTAAAACACCGGTCGAAATAGCAAAGCATATTAAATTATTTTACGATCGTGCTGAACAAGCCATTCAACATTTAAAAGTGTACAACAACGTCAGCTTAGATATTTTAGACACTTTGTCGTATGCTAATATGGTATATATTTCACGTACCTTCGATGACTTAAAATGGTTTAACGATTTGTTTAAAAAGATAGAAAAAGTGTCTAACGATTTGTTTTCGGACAAAGATAGTTTTTATACTTTATTTTTTGACGGAGTTTTTACTACTAAACGTAATTTACTAAGCTCTTATTCGCAAGAAATAACAGCCTCTCAAAAGTTATCCCCTGATGCTCTTATAAATGCCCGTATTACGATGGCGCAGGATTGGTTTTATAATATTCACAAATGGTCGGGACGTATGCTTCATTTTATGGAACGCAATCTCCAACAATTGGAAAAAGCCCGTAAAAAAGTACTGCAAGATGCCCGGGCAAATGTATGAGCCTTTCTATTGTTTTTTATCATCGGGGAACGCCCTGTTTTGGTGATTCTCCGTTGCAAACTCCCTTAGGTGGTACTGAGTCGGCCATGATTGCTATGGCCGAAGCCTTGGCCGCTATGGGGCACGATGTTCGTATTTTTTGTAATGTGACGCGTATAGGTGAGTATAAAGGTGTTCAATATTGTGATGCCGCCACATTTGAATCTTACGGTTTATCTCATACGCCCGATGTTTTTATTTGTATCCGTCATCTCTTGCCATTAATGATTCGTCGTTGGGGTAAATTGCAAATTTATTTTTCTCCCGATGCTACCGATCAAATGTTTTTAAACTGTGTCATTGACGTTAAGCTTACTTTAAAAGAAGGGCAAGCCACAGTTGGGGCTTATTCATTGGCCGATGCACACCCCTATGTAGACGCCATTTTTTGTGTGGGTGAATGGCAAAAACAAACCTTTGTGCAAAAATACAATATTCCACCCCAAAAAATTTATGTGGTGCATAATGGTGTTGATCCTTCTTTTTTTTCTATCCCCAAGGGCGATTCACTTCAAAAACGTGGTCATCATTTGGTTTATTGTTCTACGCCATATAGAGGACTTGATTTTTTGGCCGATTATTTCCCTGCTATTAAAGAAAAAGTACCTGATGTTACCTGTACCGTTTTGAGCGGAATGCAAATTTATGGTTTTTCAAATGAGGCCGATAGCAGTGAGTTTAAAAATCTCTATGATAAATGCACTCGTGCCGGCATGAACATGGTAGGGCCAGTGTCTAAGCCCAGGCTTGCCGAGTATTTGCTGAAATCCCGTGTACTTGTTTATCCCAATACTTACACCGAAACATTTTGTATGGCTGTTTTAGAGGCCCAGGCTATGGGGCTACCGGTAGTCACTACGCAATTAGCCGGTCTTAAGGAGAGAGTAAGTTCCAATAATGACGGTTTCCTGATTGAAGGACATCCCTCAAGTGAAACATATCGTTCCAGTTTTATCCAAAAAACAGTAGATCTTCTAACCCAAGACGATTTGTGGGAGCGAATGAGTTGTGAAGCCCTTCTAAAGGCCCAAAGTTTTCATTATGACAAGTTGGCTGTAGAATGGGATCGCCTTTTTAAAGAGCTTATGCCACAAACTATTATTTCCAATCCTGCCTTTCCCTTATCCGCCAAGCGTTACGAAATTTTAGTGGGGGGGTATCCCAAAACGGTAGACCTTAAGGTTGGCTTTATGGCCCAGTCTGTGGCTCATAAAATGAAGTTTTATGGCTTTCCATATTCAGCTAGCCAATTTTTAAAAATGAGTGTAAACTCTTTGAACAGCTTGATTTATCATAAGGAAATTCAATTATGAGTGACTCTTTTAAATGGTGGTCTGACCCTAAAAAAACGGAAGATGTTGAAGCCTATGTAGAGCTTTTATTTACCCATGCGGGGCAGAATTTGTGGACTAAGCTACTAAAGCCATATGTGGCTGAGAGTATCACCAAGAAAATTTCCGAAAAAAGCGATGAGAAAAAGCAGTAAGTAACGCACTTAAGCTATTCTTAAAAGGGGGAATGGTGGACGAAAAGGTACGCGAAAAAGTAGGAGCATTTTTATCAGACGTAAAACAGATTCCTACATTGCCAGATGTATATTTAAGGGTTAAAAAGGCATTTGAAGATCCGTCATTATCGGTAGATTATTTGGCGGATGCCATCCGATACGATCAATCACTTACCATATCTATTCTCCGTTTGGCAAATTCACCTCTTTTTGGGTTTAGACATAAAATTAGTTCTATAAGCCAGGCTATTATGCTTATTGGTTTACGCGAAGTATATAGCTTGGTTTTATCTATTTCGGTGATGGGTTTATTTCCGGTTAAGGAAGACGATAAAACATCGGTCTTTCCAGCTAAGGAGTTTTGGAAGCATTCTTTGGGTGTTGCTATTGCCTCTAAAACCCTGGGAACTATGATGGGGCATCCTTATCCCGAAGAACTTTTTGTGGCCGGGCTCATTCACGATATTGGTATCATGATTGAAAAAATGATTTTAGGTAAAAAATTTGATGAGATTTGTATCAAGGCAAAAAAGGAAAATAAATTTTTTCTTGAGGCGGAGGTAGAGTCGCTGGGTTTTACTCATTCGGAAGTGGGGCATATTTTAACAGAAACCTGGAAATTTCCTTCCTCTCTTATTGAGGCAACGGCCCATCATCATCATCCTGTTCGTGCAAAAGATTCTACTAATTTAGATACAATTGCCGTAGTTCATGTAGCCGAATCTCTTATAAGAGGTTTACGTATTGGTTGGGCAGGTGATCCCTTTGTGACTCCCGTTGATTTAGAGGCTTTAAAACGCCTTCATTTAGTTCCCTTTAACGAAATGGATACCATCGTTTCAAAAATAATTACCGAATACGATGCAGCGGTTAGCACTCTCATCAGCTAGATGGCTTTTCATAAACACAAATTTTTTTTTGTTTTTATTACCCTCGAATCTATTCTGTTAGCCTTTTCTTTTATCTATTTAAATCATGATATAATGCCTTTTTCTTTTATGGGCGGTAATTTGCCTTATGTAGAAATTAACCTTGGTCTGGCGGCCTTTACATGTCTTTTAGGTGTTATCTATTATTTTACCCGCGATGTATTGTTTTATTTCATTTTATCTTCATTACTAATGAGTTTTGCCCTTTACGACACCTTTTCGTTGAATGTTTTTTATCCGGTGATACCGGCTATCATATTAGTTCCCCTTATTTTTGGTGTTTATCATAAGGCTCGCGGTTTAACGGTTGGAGCCTTTCTTGTTTTTTTAGTTGCGCAGTCTCTCTGTCGGATATTGTTTGTTTTCTATCCCCAAGCTTCTTCCAGGGCATTGGAGTTAGCTCATCTGTATTTACTCATCTCTTTTTTGATACCATTTATCGCTATCATTATCGATACCATTAGTCGTTCTCGCGAAGAACAAAAAGCACTGTTGCTGCTTACAGAAACCCAGGGTTTATTGGGAGAACGAAAAATTGAATTAGAACATACTAATCGTGAGTTGTTAGAAGCCAACGAAAAAACTTCTCTTATTATTGAAACGGCTCACGATGCCTTTATTGCAATTGATCCCAATGGCTTGGTAAGGGAATGGAACCGTCAAGCTGAAAAAATATTTGGTTGGAAAAAAGAGGAAGCTTTGGGGCACAAGCTTTCGTCCATTGTGATTCCTCCCGAGTTTAGAAAACAGCTTGAAAGTGAT includes:
- a CDS encoding DUF115 domain-containing protein, translated to MSYLESNLLLLEKKDAQLAQKLRNSVYDDSLVTKLDSGLFDIVYPSKNLKYKGNPHAEVEKSLQALRNASYPKFIIFYGLGLGYGVLDYFKNPSLLTSHILLIEKSLSYLRISFELFDWAPVLSDERVHLVAGIEDERDLELAFMEYMSKDLTRIQLFRANSLYIEPSFSKEEGEYYKECAESLRLAINVRSTKVIGNEEDGYFGFMQLFKNLPNAAKSNFMDELTGKFEGVPAVLVGAGPSLKHSYEWLRQIQDKAIIATCDAALRGLVNNGITPHFVSTLERTYNTRYFYEDLPPLPHTWLVVDPIVSSELYDIYPGPILNMVRGICQNPWYFAKGYSLHSTGHSVTNQLYVFLANLGVSKIYLAGQDFAYDRYSDSTHGVNMPEKINSYCVEQRENSLQDNSANSIVEGNDGKDIRTEKHYTLFRKELEYEIVKHGKETYNVISEDFGSKISNTKRINPNDAAIYFGDDQGIANSIHSKLRVKTPVEIAKHIKLFYDRAEQAIQHLKVYNNVSLDILDTLSYANMVYISRTFDDLKWFNDLFKKIEKVSNDLFSDKDSFYTLFFDGVFTTKRNLLSSYSQEITASQKLSPDALINARITMAQDWFYNIHKWSGRMLHFMERNLQQLEKARKKVLQDARANV
- a CDS encoding glycosyltransferase family 4 protein; translation: MSLSIVFYHRGTPCFGDSPLQTPLGGTESAMIAMAEALAAMGHDVRIFCNVTRIGEYKGVQYCDAATFESYGLSHTPDVFICIRHLLPLMIRRWGKLQIYFSPDATDQMFLNCVIDVKLTLKEGQATVGAYSLADAHPYVDAIFCVGEWQKQTFVQKYNIPPQKIYVVHNGVDPSFFSIPKGDSLQKRGHHLVYCSTPYRGLDFLADYFPAIKEKVPDVTCTVLSGMQIYGFSNEADSSEFKNLYDKCTRAGMNMVGPVSKPRLAEYLLKSRVLVYPNTYTETFCMAVLEAQAMGLPVVTTQLAGLKERVSSNNDGFLIEGHPSSETYRSSFIQKTVDLLTQDDLWERMSCEALLKAQSFHYDKLAVEWDRLFKELMPQTIISNPAFPLSAKRYEILVGGYPKTVDLKVGFMAQSVAHKMKFYGFPYSASQFLKMSVNSLNSLIYHKEIQL
- a CDS encoding HDOD domain-containing protein — its product is MVDEKVREKVGAFLSDVKQIPTLPDVYLRVKKAFEDPSLSVDYLADAIRYDQSLTISILRLANSPLFGFRHKISSISQAIMLIGLREVYSLVLSISVMGLFPVKEDDKTSVFPAKEFWKHSLGVAIASKTLGTMMGHPYPEELFVAGLIHDIGIMIEKMILGKKFDEICIKAKKENKFFLEAEVESLGFTHSEVGHILTETWKFPSSLIEATAHHHHPVRAKDSTNLDTIAVVHVAESLIRGLRIGWAGDPFVTPVDLEALKRLHLVPFNEMDTIVSKIITEYDAAVSTLIS